The Mercenaria mercenaria strain notata chromosome 1, MADL_Memer_1, whole genome shotgun sequence nucleotide sequence ccgtaatgacaatcagtAATTTCCGTTTGATTACGTAGCCTTCATATGCGACTTCGGCCTTCTCCGATTTTGAGAGAAAGTCTTGTGCTCACTGAGCTACTTTACAGCCGAAGAATGCCGAAGTAACCAACTTGAATACACAGTGAGTAGTGTTGCACTTTTTATTACTACTTATAAACAGTCACAACCAAATTAAGTCTTGGCTGCGATCTATTCTTCACAAGGACTTTTCTTTATAGGTTTATATGACAACCTTTCTGCGCTCCCTTCTGATACGTCGTCAGTAGCATATGTATATTGTGTCTCCGAGACGAGCACAAAGCTCCGGAAATGGTACATGCTGGCCTCATATTTGTGCAATTAATTGAACTACGGACCTCTATATACATCTGTATACAGATACCATCAGTACAATCTGTTTATTGAAATTAGCAATCCCTAaagcatttattattattattattattataccacatttatatagcactcttttcatgcacttgtacacgttcaaaagtgctttacagaataaattgcaaaaatacaaacaaatacgtatacaaagataatgcattccacattaacaaaaatcatgaatgaaaataagtataatttaaaaaaaaaaacaagataaaaaaaaaaataaatgtatcggtcagttaacaaaatattgtacaaagaagtgggttttgagcaggcttttgaaagcagctagcgtgtcagcttccctgatcttgacaggaagagagttccaaagctttggagcagtgcacgaaaagctgcgattgccatacatcatggtattagattttggcataaccagtgacagcgtgtcttgcgatcttagggtcctgaccggtttatacacttctagcatatccctaatataggcaggggactgactgtgtaacgccttaaaggtgtgggtcagaaccttgtactgcaccctgtatttcactggcaaccagtgaagctccttcagaaccggtgttatatgattgcgacggggcgtcttagtgattacgcgagctgcagtgttctggacatgttgcaacttgttaagtgtgctgtttggtataccacttaacaaggcattacaatagtctaaccgtgaagtaaccaggctgtttataagggtttttgtggcatcactggtaagataccgtctgatgtgacctattctgcgaagttgtgcatatccagcccggcacaccgagttgacttgttgttccatatccataccgctgtcaaatactgttCCAAGATttctaacacatttcgtggattttatcacagaatcaccgaccttcacagaaacgtcatcaatgtacttggagttacgctttgatgtcaatagcattacctcagttttgtcagcattgagcttcagcatgttggaattcatccacgagacaatttcagtcagacagctctcaatgcggcgcaaagcttcacttctggccacagcctctatcggcttaaaagataggtataattgagagtcatcagcgtagaaatgatgaagaagtccatgacgtctgcatatggcacccacgggtttagtgtacatgatatagttctttggaccaagcactgatccctggggcacactgtatttcatcaacgtaggcgtcgacaactcaccatcaacgcatacagtttgatagcggtcactaagatatgatgacatccatgcaagtgctttgtctgtgactccaaaatgatgttcgagccggtgtaacagtgtttggtgatcaatcgtgtcgaaagccgcagaaagatcgagtagcacgaggactgttacagaattttgatcgagagatgtgaggatgtcattctgtacctttatcaaagccgactcagttgaatgaaactttctgtaagcagactgcagtccctcatgtagctcattttcactcaagtgccgctcaagacgcgcatctactaccttttctaagatttttgaaatgaaagggaggttagatacaggcctgtagtttttgagaatgtttggttcaagacctggtttcttaagcaggggtcttatcctagcacttttaaactcttttggtacataacctaattccattgatgtatttatgatgtttgttatcagcggcaagagctcatcgagacatttcttcagaagccatgttggtaaagggtcaagttcgcaggacttgtttggagatttttgtataatttgttctacctcttctatcgttgtaggagccaaatcaataagacagtttgctacttcttggtgttctggacaatgcaagtctactgaatcacgataagtttggctatgcgaaataatatcattcctaatgttctcaattttctcgatgaaaaagtcactaaacttctgcgcaagttcctttggtgatgtgttagagggacgggaagcatcttggctgtctcctagtagatttttggttatcttggccaaacttttgtggtcagtgccacacgacttcaccttatcagagaagtagtcggttcgggcctgaattaggagtttattcatggtagcacattggtccctataaagttgatggtcgatttAACCTATATATATTTCACGTCATTAAAGAGATCTGATTTCCTGCGTAAAATCAAGGCTGAATATCCAACGGGGAGAGCTAGGCTCCAAATACACAGCCTCCCTAAGCCGCAAGTAGCATATGTGGACATGCAAACAACTAACACTTACATACAGGCACACACGAAGTCACAGAGACAAAGCAAACACTCGAAGACAGAACGAACACAATGGGAAAATGCCTCGGAACGGTTAGTGGCAAAAGCACCACTGTCATTAAACTGGTTTATAGTTCGTACTTAACCCCACTCTTAATCCCTACCaagttccaaagtcacaggacaggcCAGAATAAAGATATCAAAACTACCTTTCATAGAGTCACCTTCTCTCAGAAGTGCCTTTAAactaatatgaagttttaaaaacaaatttgaattacCATagcaaaatttagcaaaatatgtaCGTAATTGATAACGGTAGTCAAGGTTGTTACTCCAAGTGCTTTGTGAAGACAGGAGTTGACAATCGTTTCGTATTTTTACTGATTAATAATTTTAATGGAAATCAGGGGCATTTAAGATAGACATTACAGGAGTATAATTAGTATGGCTGGGTAGCCTCTGCAGCGACTAAGAGACTACTGAAATATCCATATCCTTGGTGTATCCGTGCAGCTTTATCAGGTGTGTTCGGATTCTAAGTACGTaaatgacatgaaataaaaactttCCTGGTAGTCCATCAGGTGGCTGCGACTTAAAGCCAATCTGACATTTCAATTGATTTTTCCAAGGCCATTCCATTTGATGCAACCTGTTTCAAGGTGTTGTTGGTCTTACTGTTATTTAGTTTTTATTATCATGACAGGTACGTAAAAGCGAAACACCCGCTTACCTGATAATATATTTTGTCGGCATCATCTTATTCAATAGACCATGTTATTGATATTATTATCATACTTAGTATTCTATCCTATTTTTAACGTACGTCATGTTCCCGACCATTTTATGCTATTCAGATAGAAAGAGGCAACGAATAAGTTTAGGTGTGAGAACAGACTCACTCACAACCGAGTCAGCTATTACTTTCCTTTGTCACTGTCAACGAATGTTTTTAGATGTTATTATTTTAGCTAATAAAGCCAGTACAACAATAAGTACAGCTGGaacagtgtttttatattttctggtcgagTCTGACATGTCTGAATAATAGTGTTTCGCTTAaatcggtgctagggggcgtaacaTTTTcaacttggttgcgttctatgcttgcttccaaagggtctttcAGATAGATAATATCCGTACTTAGATCGTtagaaaaacactacttttaatattgcacatgaactgttatagttagagccataaagggagataataaaaacaatagattcaataaactATTCTACTATATTCAGtcatattcaaacctttgacaaatattgtgGAGAGTagttatcagaaataggatttaacaaaaaattaatgtattttatgttcataacggaaaatgtggcagccacattttaaacaaaggcattatgagcctttaaagaaATATCGTACTCGAAGGTTTTTAAAATTGATGTGAATATTTAGTCACTCAAGAACATTTTATCCTATGAAACAGTTATACgacaaattaaatatttctatgcCATTGTCAGACTCCAGATGACACTTCTTgcaataataacaacataatttAGGTAGAAGTTTAATAGATAATAAAGTAAACACATTAAAACTCTCTACACATATATGTCAAACGTCAAACATATTCGAGAAATAGGAAAGTATGTTACTCAATTGCATTCATACATCACAATAGATCGTTACGTTGTCTTCGTTAAAAATCTATGTCATAAATGTTACTAAAGTAAGTGCAATATGATATTTAACTTACTTTGTTGAAGGTCACGTACAGATTTCAAATGGAACTGTTTACACTAATTATGTTAAAcacattaaacaaaataatgaccTTGATCTTATTTCATTGGTAATACATACTTTCCGCAACCAAAACACCAATACGTATGTAATGTCCGCGTTTCTGTCAAATAATTGCTTGCACATCAGTACACGGTGTGTCAGGAAACTGTTGAACGAATTTAGTAAACGCATTCCCTTCTATTTTGTATACTAGCAAAAACAACTTTTGAAATATAGCCGCTTTAAATACGAGGGCCCCTGATTAACTAAAAGAATTAGCTCTGCTGGGAATTCTGAGCAGAAACTCATTTAAAACCTAGCCAGATATTCGAATTGCAAGAAATTCATAATTCAAATACTTCGGACTCTACTTTTACTTATGTACTTTTTTGAACTTTGATAAAAGTAACATTTGAAAAGTGGCACATAGAAATTTCAGTATGTCCCGCTGTCAGAAATACTTGCTCTGAAATGACCGAGGATCCGGAAACACTTCGTTGATACTTAAATCTACCATACCTTTTATTTTGATTAGTTAGAAAGTAGTTAAGTTGATTTTGGTTTAAGAATGTAAGTTCTACATAAGAAATAACCTAAACAGTCAAGTAGCGAAAAACGGGGTTTACATTCAAAAACTGAAATAGCCAAGCTACAGTATTTTAGGTTTACATTGTCAATGATCTTTTGAAATCTACTAATTCAGTGGAAATAACTGCTTTTTACAAAAACGCAGGGGATTATGCCATACCTTGATGGAGACGACTATCAAAAATACAACTCATGCCACTTAAGATCTTGTAGCCAGAACTAGCTTCTGACGGGAGATGTAGCAGCATTTTCCAGAACTGCTTAAAAACAAGGGCAAAAGTTCAAAAGAACATATAAAGGTATGGCACTAATTTTCATGTGTTCTATTATAATTGAtgcaataaatgtattttaaaagtaattgTCTGGAATAATCGCTTTGTACAGGATATATAGTTTGCATACAAATTAAAATTGTCATATTACTTGCGAAAGACACTGTTATAGCGAGGCAATATATAGAATGGCAGACTTATCATTACTGTACAATACATTTTATCATAAGAACATATATCCTTTTCATTTAGCATGTAATGGACTGGATTTCTTGTATTATGAAAACACTGGCAAATCTTGTGCTTGAGATATTTTGTCACTACTGTTATGACATATCTGACTGCCATACACCTGTTTATGTAAATAAGGTTCAGCGGTTGTTTAATATTTATCTTTGCCGGGTACCACGAAAGTCCTGTTTTATTTTGGTGGTTGTCTAGGCATGTTATTTCCAGGTGATTGCCCATAGATCTGGGCCGGAGAGGTCAGCACCATTCCACCAGTACCTGGATGACCTGGCGCTGCAAAATCAACACAAAGCACATTAGTTAAATCAAAAAAGAATattctgaaattgaaaataaaaatccaGCAAAGTAAGCAGTTAATAAAAAATGGTATAATTACattaataaaattacattaaCAAGACCGCAAAATAACAAGaagtaaataaaagaaaacatgcaGGTAAAAATTTTACAAACCATTTGATGCAGAGTTTCTGCAATTCCATATGACAGCAGCGATGATGATTACCACAGTAACAACAACGCCGATTATTACACCATACAGCCAACGTAACGTActgttattataaaatatacaagaCATGTGAGAATTTACACTATTCTTTACACTTTCTAAATCAATCACTGTATAACTAAATCCTTAGCAACATGATTTCTCTGTTCATTAGAGGgcagtctgtaaaatatgtaaataggTTGTATTCAATATTTCTAGGTGGCAATGAAGTTTTAAGAATTCCTAGCGATTTTATCCCAAAGATTTCCTTGTTTTTGTTCGTTTGACTATAAATCGAGAGCTAAACGGAAAACTCgtaacacattttttatttaataaaggtTACGACAGTTCTCCATACAAGTAAGTTATTAACGCGATATCCACAAATATGATCTCAATACTTTTGATTACTAAGTACGAATATTCTTAGACCTGAAATAAGTAAACATGTATTAAAAGTCAATTTACCTTGTATGTGATACTCGGAATGAACTCCTGGTTGTGTGATCATTATAATACCACCTCGTCGTCTTATTTGGAAAAAGTGTTCTTGCTCTTGTTGTTGGATATAATGTTCTTGCTGTTTTAAAAGGTGTTCTCGTTCCATTTGGCTTCCGAGTTGAACTGTTTGAAAGTAAATTATACAGCGATAACTAGGCTACTAAACTGGTGATCCTctatatttgcatttgtttttggCGAGGGAATAAAGAAATTGGTATTTTAGTccggattgtttttttttataaccgGGACTATTTGGTATGATAAGAGCATTGGCGCGATTACTATACTTAATTCTTACAACAGTTCTATTTGGATAATCCTTTCGACTCAATTGCTAATATTATATACTTCACTACAAATCGTAACAAATCACCTGCCTCCTGCAACATACTCTGTATCTGCACACGGTAACCGAAACGTCCGCGCGTTTTGGCGTCGCTATGTTCGGCTagagtttcattttcttttcttaattCCAATGTATTTGCggtgaatgaaaaaaaaaactgattacgTTTTCTTTCACACTAGACGTGGATTTCCAGTGCTTTCCGATACTGGAATATAAgaatcttacatgcctgcctgtgtaagatgGTATTTCACtccccgagggacagtgtggaatgataAACCGAGCGTTAAGCGAGGTTTTTTATCAAAGCtatcccgagggttgggaaaaagttgtcttacacaggcagacaagTTAGATAATTTTTcctgcctatcacgttcaaaatagatcgtggtgaCAAATAGATACGGGTATTTCCTGGCATTATGTTGCAGTTTATGACATcttaatagtgccagtactatgtgacgtcacttAAGTTTACGCTATTTTAGATaagttttttccctagggaaagacaggaatatctatccctggcgcgtactcggacaaatgtatactttccccgctaggaaGGCAAGAAAACTTTACCTTACTCCTGGGGGTGTAAGGTGACTCTCTTGTAAGGAACTACATTCATGTATTACatgaaacgaaataaaaatcaaaaacgtTGACAGTTCCTCTTCGTTCCTgttagtatatttctcgattgaaaaaaaaaaacgtttttttttttatcaaaaatccatATTGTTAAGCTACAAATGATGCAACAAACCGGAACTAAAGGTTATTATTTGTCTTTCAGTGTTGATAAATTTCATGGAgcccattcaatagatgtgtgtaatagagttccgcttaagccggtgctagggggcttgagaggtgttgcacattttattacctctcatgaacagactcaatcaaaccgagacagctattattcttttttggttgtattctatgctttcaatggatctttttacGGATTTCAAACGGCATGACGTCTTTCCTGCTTCCGGAAGTTGATTTTCagtgctttgtttaaatacgctgctgtaAGAAAACATTGCTGAAAAGAAAGCCATTCGTTTGACTTTGTTTTTACtgttatttcttgaatatggtatgcaagaaaagaatTCTATAACGGGCTATAGGTGCTGATGGGAATAACCGGCTCTCGGGTAACAGTTAACGCGGTAACTCGGCGGAACCTCgctaccgcctaaacagttacccttgagccggatattcccatatGCACATATAAGCAGTGAATgaatctttcattattttatagGCCTTTGGGATTACTgagtccattcaatgtatctGTATAATAGATTTCCGCTAAAAGACCTAGAGCTTGGCAATGGGACTTCAGTGTAGGAGTTTGGGTAAGACATTTTCACACTATAATTCCAATATCAAATAGGAAGGCGATCAGCACTGGAATTGCATTAGCAACTGTAACTTAGAAgagattttttcttcaaataaacaACTGTGAAGTTGAATAATTTggttctttttatgtttttcttaccTATGAAACAATGTTAGAAAAGATTTGCAAATtgcaaattttgcaaaaagctttcgttaatgttttaatttaaaaaacaaaagtttttatcattttgctTTGCTAACGAAAGTTAAACTATTATAGTTAACTCATACTTATATAGTTAAAGTCAACTTAAGCAGTATACTACAAATACGACAAGTATTTTTTAAGTCTGTAAGTTCTTATTATTTGACCAGATTTAGgtacttaaaaaaatgaaattttcagcATTAAGAGACAGAAGTCGCTCGCTACGCTCCATTTCTACCGGTTTCTCAATGCTACATTTTGATTATTTACCAATGACTATTCCAATATTATGCAgaaaaaattaaatgttcaaaatgtaagattatgtaacatttttttaaaaattaaggcATCGATATCTTAACttatttcttcattattatttttcattattcacTTATCATCATTGtattaatttgatttaatttcatgATCATGTTTAACACGGTTTTCCTTATCATAAACAAATAATCCCTATTAAATAACCTGCTGGTCTGCTGTGCTAATTACCCTATAATTAACAGCTATTGCAATAATCACTGATAAGCTGTAGGTAAAAGTCGACTTGGAGGAATGACGGTGGCGCTAGGccttaaataaaatctaaatgatcatttggaagcataaaaagcttcaagtttcaagtttattcaataaattctcagtttgtatacatacaaaaacatgagataAATCCAAGAGTTCACaaaaaacattacatatagtcacgcaaatatgagGGCAACACATTGACATTGTTCTAACTGAGGAAACTATTTATAGATATTCAAACATCATTACAAGGTTAAAAATAGGTCAGATTATGCAATCAACATACTGTTTTATTgagttgagtctgttcataagaggtaatggaTTGAACGTGATACGTTCctcttaagcggaactctgttatatATAGactagaaaaagtggaaactccacaggtagcCAAACACGACATAATTATAAACGAAGAtgttgcagactcgatttgattgagcctgttcattggcggtaatggaaatgcaagcTCTCGTCCACGCCCTCTTGCCCTGGGTGGAGCAGAACTCaccatttacacatgctacacaTACCGAAATAAATTTTAGAGACACCCTCAGGTGTATTCAAAAGGATgtgcacatagaaccttcaatgaaaCACAGtgaaattcaataaaacattgGTTTGGTTCCTAGTTAATATTAAGATAATTTACGAATATGGGCCTGAACATGTGCTTAGTGcaagtttcaaaataataatatatactgAAGAAACACTTACTATTTATCTAAAACACAATTCCCATTTCCATCACAGAAAGTTCCCGCTTTGCAACAAATTATTGCCCCGCAGCAAGTATGGCCACTCGGACAATAGAAAATGCTGCCACAGCATACAGCACCCGCTGGCATACAACCATTAAAACCGCAGCAGTCTTGTCCCTTTTGGCAGTAGTACGAGGAAGGCCATGCACCTGCCATTAAGAAATGAAGTATTATATATGTAGAAAACCTCAAATATTCCGTTTTTAGCATATATTTTGTTTACGAGGGGCGTTCagtatgtaatgttactccgtatgtacttccgtaaccgcttattatttttagatgcggtttttggcagattatagagcaatttatatTATATTGGCAACACAacgctatataaattataaaaatcgatagattcaaagtaaaaatataatcatttgagtgaggtgtactcgggtatactgggcaattttatgtccaaaatattgagattgtaatatgcaattccttgattctactattcaacaaatagaactatagttcaatttccagtttaaacagaaaaaacaaatcatgaattttacaaaaacatatgaaaactaaaataaaaaagtttataacagttttacattgagtgtgtatattttttactcgaaaaatgataaggtgagtacaataagcctctgcaattttgtcaggcgcgataataatcgtttaaaaattcttatattttaagttgatactagtatcttaattctcgattgcgaaactagtttttacaactttgattaatcgctctaaacacccattccagatggaagcaatctcgagtttagatttttttagttgtgttgtaaaattaaaactgcaataaatagtttaaaacaaacgctaattcatcacaaattgctgtacctcgttaAAAAAttatagaattttgtgattttacaagttattctatttttctgagactatGGATGTCCAgaacaaacctaaattataattatggcccagtatacctgagtacacctcactaaaatgagtatattttaactttgaacatgccgatttttataatttatatagcattatgttccaaataaattgctctataatatgcaaaaaccgcatctaaaaataaccagcggttacggaactacatacggagtaacattacatattgaacgcccctcgtagttCTTGAATCAGACATATTTATTTTTGGTGTATATCAATCTTTCTCACAAACCTAAACCTACACGCACATAAACACACCGCAAATTAAACACACCGCAAATTGTTGCGTTTTTAGATGAACTTGTCGATCTGCTTGAGTTTTGACCCTTTTTTACTGCACAACAGTTCATTATTTCCTTTCTAAATCTAAGGAGAAAAATTGTAATATTCAAGCTCGAGAAAACagtgtttaaagttattttgagttatttaagaatatttgtttgtttcggtttAAGATCAAAGAAACTATATTTCACCGAATGAACAGAGATGCAGGCGTTCAgagaaaaatgatttttgttactTAGAATTTACCAGCATATGCTTTTCAgggaattatcgaaatattagagcgaaagatatctggtattttcacagtgaaaaatattagctcgactattagaagaattaaggagagctatcctacttaccACGGCGACGGCGTTGGCGTCAAACATTGGTTAAGGTTTACGTACCAGTGCACATTCTGTCAAAATCTTTTGACATATacctttgaaactttcaacacctgtgtaccatcaccatgccATGTTTCAGGCAAGAGTACAtgactccatcaaggattttgtctgaacTATGACCCCGTCTAGGTTAAAGGTTCCGTACcaattcatattttgtgtaaactgtttgacatatggctttgaaacttttatcatttgtttattataacagtttctatatataggcaagagtacataacgctgtcaagtattttggctaaattatggctgTTTTTGGAGTTTGAAATTGGTTCaatttttgtagaagtccacattttgacaaaaccttttgacacatagctttgaaacttacaactATTGTGTACcgtcaccatgtccagttttagccaagagtacataactccatcaatgattTTGTCTGAACTAtaaccccttttaacttacaaatcttggataagattttcataccagttcatattttgtgtaaacataactcttgtcaagtattttggctgaattatggccctttttgacttggaaatggATTCAGTTTTTggacaagtccacgttttgtcaaaactatttgtcaACTGGCTTTGAAATATTGAACTCTTGTTAATCATGAAGGGTATGCAACATTGGCAAAgatatttggctgaattttggcactttttggacttggaaatcagtttcAGTCCATATTATTTCTAAACTGTTTGAGATATGgcttttaaattttgaccacCAGTTTACCATCATAATCTCCATATGTAGGCAaaactacataactaggacaaggatgTTGGTGCAGTTATGGCGcttttttacattgaaattatcaattatcaacagctcttgttgttttacGTGTAAGGACGAAATATTTTTTACTGATGAATACATCTCtaacattttcactcgtggctaagccactttttttcactttttcagtcttaaactgaaacaaataaatatcctctcTGTGTTACATTTCGAAAGCATGTCAATTTATCATCAAATCTGCTTACCACATTTTACCATGTCCGTTCTATTTACACATATTCCATCATCTGTACATACTTGAGtagcttaaaaataaaaatagtaccGCACATCGGGAATAACATAAACATTTTGCTACATATACATATAGACAGTCTAGTATATAAGTTAATAAAAGATACATTTGTTAGAAATGAGCAACATGAGAATGATTTAACGATACATTTTGCTTCCGTTTAATTTGTAACTAAAAACGAACTTCAGTCGAGTTGTTAGATATGTATAAGTCTCGATCGGTCAAATAGTGGTTCACCGCAGCTCAtataagttttgactgagttttgaTGTTCAACGTCGAGTTCTGTTAATTTAAGATAGTGTTAAGTTCTTAACCCTTATactgctggacacgattgattctgcctttgcgaccagtgtagatcatgatcagcctgaacatccgtgcagtctggtcatgatatgcacagttcgccattcagtccatattatttttgtatacaccccttttaacagttaatggtactgtccaaactgaaagatggacaagttcattatagaaatttagcacggtaagggttaaTTCTTAGATATACTATGCTCAATATCAGAAATGACGAAACAGGTGTATCatgttaaagaagaaaatgtCTATATCGTCCAATCTTG carries:
- the LOC123544935 gene encoding uncharacterized protein LOC123544935, which encodes MIRSYYKMKMLLIPFIVTTLMSSAGAVDRCGDRCTSTQVCTDDGICVNRTDMVKCGAWPSSYYCQKGQDCCGFNGCMPAGAVCCGSIFYCPSGHTCCGAIICCKAGTFCDGNGNCVLDKYSTRKPNGTRTPFKTARTLYPTTRARTLFPNKTTRWYYNDHTTRSSFRVSHTSTLRWLYGVIIGVVVTVVIIIAAVIWNCRNSASNAPGHPGTGGMVLTSPAQIYGQSPGNNMPRQPPK